The DNA window TTTGTTTTATGTAAGTTTATAGATTTACTTTGGAGACTCTGGGTGCGGGATTGCCCGctgtgttgattttttttttatatatatccagtggcaaatatttcatgcttaTTCATGACAGTTAAAAACTTTGTCCCCATAATGCTATACTATGGTATTTAAACAATTAATCTATATTAGGTGGGTGTCGAACAGGATAAAAGGAGGGAACTTCTACTGCCAGAAGACAGGTAACTTTGTAGTATAAAGGCAGACATTTTTTCTTGCAAGATGATCATATCTTTATGTATGTTTATAAAGCTGATCTATTGAAGTCTATGAAAAATTGACTAAAATTGTGAATGTGTATCCGCACATTTTATATAAGCATGTACATTGtactaaaaagaaaacaaaatatcagtaagaaaaaaaaacaagaacaaaatgtATTGCAATCGGAGTAAACAAACTTCTCATTGTCCAAAGCCAtacattgacctttaatttgttttacatcaacttatttgaaatctttttttttctattgcttCTTATTCGGATTAAATACACAGTACTCAGTCATCCCATACAACCCTTTGTTTGTGCTAAGATCAAAGAATAGAAAGGCCgtgtcttttttcaaatttcttttctGTCCAGTCAATCTTTTTAAGAGGATTTAAAAcacacagaaataaaaaaaaaaccaaacttcaCTCATCTTGTTATGTTGCTGATTTGTATCAAAGAAAGgcaaaaaataccagagggacattcaaactcatcgatcgaaaaataaacttacaacgccatggctataaaatataaagacaaacagacaaacagtagtacagaagacacaacactGAAAACTAAGACTAAGCAATaagaaccccacaaaaaaaGCTAAAGGTGAtcccaggtgctccggaagggtaagcagatccttctACATATTtggcaaaaagaaaaacaaacaattaaataatagtacaaacgacacaacatatAGTAAACTAGAGACTACGCAACaccaaccccaccaaaaactcgTGTTGATcgcatgtgctccggaagggtaaacagatccttcTCTACGTGTGGCATCCATCTTGTTGCTCATATTATTAcaacccggtaaatagtataattcggaaggtcacattcataaaaagGCAATGGGTTGAAGTTAAAACATAAGgatcatattcgatatcatctgtgaaaagGATATTCCAAAACGcccaaccaactcgtgatgttGTCCGTAAAACTTATACGaagggataatttcaacttcgtcatttggaactcttgtttaatagcttccttataagtagcaaccctctatcaaggaaatcatgacaGAGAATACAAGTTTTGAGATATAGTCCGTATACAGGCGCATACAAAATGAATGTATTAAAGGGCTAACCATGATTATACCGCTCAACTATTATCCAACCATAAGACATCACATTCATAAACCATCGGTCATGTAAAGTTTTAAACCCCGGAACTTACTAGTAACAGAATGtggaattttgaaattgaaactaCATTAAACTTGATACAAAAGACTGTTCCCGGTATATACATAACATTcactaaaaaaattgaaagcacaataagcaaaactaaaaaaactagAGCATCATTAACAAGAGCGCCTTTTACTAGTAAACTAAACTAGCAAGATGATCTTATGTGCTACGGGAGACTCAGACGATTGATTCTGCCACACTTGTGGCACAATTGACGAAGTATTTGAgttcttattttgtataaatagtAGTATAAGTTGTAATCATGGAATTTCGATATGGAATGAAATATAGCTGTAGCTTACATTTGGAGCTAAACTCATTGATTTGACAAGATAATTCCTCAACACATTATTAACGCTCGTTCTTGATCACAAAGAAGGGGTTTATAGTTTTGTTACATAAAACACTGCACAAAAATTTCGAAATACTTATCTATTTAATAACTATTGCAGTATTATGTTGAAATTTAAGGGGAATATAACATCGAAACAACTGACTTTCCATTCAAGGAGAAATGATAAATATTGCCttcaatatttacattaaaCGATTTGGTCTGATCTTGCTTATTTAGTATGACCACTGCAATTGTACCGTCAGGATTTTCGAACGCAACTGAACGTAAACCGTCAACATTGTCAGTAGAGTCTATTCTCATTGATTGGGTCTGGGCTACTTTGGATAGGTGGCCGATGACGTAATACTCTACTTCCTTCCGGTAAACGTTGCTTCCACGTGGTACAGTGATTACTCCTCTACAGTTCTTACATCCAGAAACCTGAACTTGGGGTCCCCATTGGTCGTCAAGGGCTATATTCCAAAGAACGACTGATTTAACCCAGACCGTCGGTTGATGAATAAACAAAACGTCCAAATTCCATACTAAATTATCACTAAAATGAGGTGCGCTCGCAAAACCGGAGCATTCCGTAAAGTAATTATCAACGTTTGGAAATTTGCTGTGAAATGTTGCTGACTCAGATTTGTCTCCTCCATAGCAGTGCCAAGCCACACCGCTAATGTATTGGGCAGCATCATGGtcctttaaaatgttttccGGATATGCATGAATGTCCCAGTTATGGTCAAATATTAGTATTCTAGTATAAATATTATTACTGAGAAATAACGGTCCCATATGCCATTTAACTAAATCTCTTTGTATTTGCCAAGACATTGTCATGGTTGGGTAACCTGTCGTCTGGTATCTGGGTTCGTTTTGGATCGTAATGGCGTGAATTTCTATACCCTCTGCTTTATACGCTTGAATGAATTTTACGAAATACAAGGATAACGCCTGTTGGTATTTTCCGTCATAATCCACATGAAAATCACCGCCGTAAAGGGAATTACTTGACTTCATCCAAGCTGGGGGACTTCAAGGTGATCCAAGTATTTTCAGCTTTGGATTTAGACTCAATGCCTCCTTGATGATAGGTATAAAGAATTCACGATCTTTGTCAACACTAAAATGGTCCATATTAAAATCTGTTTGGCCGTTAGGCATATCATCATAGGTGTACGGAGGTACAGCTTGTAGGTCAGAACCACCCATTGTTATTCGGACGAAAGATACtcctgaaatgtaaaaaaaacaattagttATCTGCCAGCATTTAAAAGAGACGGAAGATATCGAGAAGAAGTCCAgtaagaaattgacaatgacaacccccccccccccccccaaaaaaaaaaaaaaaaccccaatcCCAAACTCATAAAAAACGAAATAATAAACAAGTTCCCAAAACACTTCTAACAAAAATCGGAAGTCTAAGCAGCACGATAATGTGTGAAATACTGGCATAAAAATTTATGACATAtaatcaaatacattttgtttgacGTTTAGAAGAATGATGTCGGACAGGTCTTTGTAAGTATTTgctaatttcaattaaacttaGTAATACCTTTACTCTTTGTTATAAGCATAGTTTAATTGTATAAAGAAATTTGTGTCTTGTTTAATAAACTGTAATGATTAAATGACTTGTTTAAACACCTCGATATCATTtctattttatagaaaaatagtACACCGAAGTCATGAAGATGTATAATTATTGCCAGTgagaaaaaagttttatatcGTTGCGTTGCTTCCCCTGATTTCTATCCGCATCACGTTCAAattcatacattttatattcatatatataagaAGTTTCATACCCAAATTTACAACGTGAAGTGCGACTTCATTACAGTATTGTCAGTGCGAGTTTTAAATGTCCCCATGGTATGCTTTGCGtctgttttagatttatgacaTTTACAAGTTGACATACAGCTTGTAAAAATCGGATTTCCCTT is part of the Mytilus trossulus isolate FHL-02 chromosome 13, PNRI_Mtr1.1.1.hap1, whole genome shotgun sequence genome and encodes:
- the LOC134694350 gene encoding uncharacterized protein LOC134694350; this translates as MTMSWQIQRDLVKWHMGPLFLSNNIYTRILIFDHNWDIHAYPENILKDHDAAQYISGVAWHCYGGDKSESATFHSKFPNVDNYFTECSGFASAPHFSDNLVWNLDVLFIHQPTVWVKSVVLWNIALDDQWGPQVQVSGCKNCRGVITVPRGSNVYRKEVEYYVIGHLSKVAQTQSMRIDSTDNVDGLRSVAFENPDGTIAVVILNKQDQTKSFNVNIEGNIYHFSLNGKSVVSMLYSP